A region of bacterium DNA encodes the following proteins:
- a CDS encoding tetratricopeptide repeat protein, with translation MSSGLALALLITVSSLAALLSAAIAAYSLVRSRFVTEGLEEEVNKLRKWLNESAVYLNGLPATNARKKNLILYSALKLYSEEKYAKAIPALRDASLLATEDDERCAFLNLVGLSQIKGGNLLDAEKTFLEMIVLAENKELDEALAAALGNMGYIYFVQSDLSQALDFLQKALKIDEETKNLRGQARDLGYIGKAYFALAEQKKVFNNYKKAFEHYEKALKIHEETDYREGQARELGNIGGFYLAIGDSRKALDYYEKALDVAAEIDNLELQFNHLNGLAIINKTLKNDSKALACYEKSLRIAERMPDPGIKAGTLAKMGALCIEMRNYKYALDCFQKARDIYAKTGPADKVDACNSSINLARQSLNGHS, from the coding sequence ATGAGTAGCGGTCTTGCTTTAGCGCTTCTGATAACCGTAAGCTCCCTTGCAGCGCTCTTGAGCGCGGCTATAGCCGCATACTCGCTCGTGCGGTCGCGGTTCGTGACCGAAGGTCTCGAAGAAGAAGTCAACAAACTCAGAAAATGGCTTAACGAATCGGCCGTATACCTGAACGGGCTGCCTGCAACGAACGCGCGGAAGAAAAATCTGATACTCTATTCCGCATTGAAGCTCTACAGCGAAGAGAAATATGCAAAGGCAATTCCCGCACTGCGGGATGCGTCCTTGCTGGCTACTGAGGACGACGAGCGGTGCGCGTTTCTCAACCTGGTGGGCCTCAGCCAGATCAAGGGGGGCAACCTTCTTGATGCGGAGAAGACGTTCCTCGAGATGATAGTGCTTGCCGAGAACAAAGAGCTCGACGAAGCGCTGGCTGCGGCATTAGGCAACATGGGCTATATCTATTTCGTCCAGTCGGACCTTTCGCAGGCGCTCGACTTTCTGCAGAAAGCATTGAAGATTGATGAGGAGACGAAGAACCTGAGAGGACAGGCCAGAGACCTTGGCTATATCGGGAAGGCTTACTTTGCGCTGGCAGAGCAGAAGAAGGTTTTCAACAACTACAAGAAGGCGTTCGAGCACTACGAGAAGGCGCTCAAAATCCACGAAGAGACCGACTACCGCGAAGGCCAGGCCCGCGAACTGGGCAATATCGGGGGTTTTTATCTCGCAATCGGCGATTCCCGAAAAGCGCTCGATTATTACGAGAAGGCGCTCGATGTTGCAGCGGAAATAGACAACCTTGAGCTGCAGTTCAACCACCTCAACGGTCTCGCCATAATCAACAAGACATTGAAGAACGATTCGAAAGCGCTCGCGTGCTACGAGAAGTCTTTAAGAATAGCGGAGCGCATGCCGGATCCGGGGATAAAAGCCGGCACTCTCGCAAAGATGGGCGCGCTGTGCATCGAGATGAGGAACTACAAGTACGCTCTCGATTGCTTTCAGAAGGCGCGCGATATATACGCGAAAACGGGTCCTGCGGACAAGGTTGACGCATGCAACAGCAGCATCAACCTTGCCAGACAGTCGCTGAACGGGCATTCCTAA